AACAAACAGCAGCGGCAGcctatgctaacgttagcttagcttagctggctagctagctgCGTTTTACCGGGGATCTCCGCAAGTGGCGGCGGGCGTGAGGCGGGCAGAGACCCGCGCACCGACACCGAAGACGGAGCGCGTTCGGCccggtgcgtgtgcgtgtttacCTGGGGAATCAGCCTCCTTAACGGGGGGTGGTCGGGTGAATCGCTGTAGCTCTGTAGCGCCTCTGGCTCGATGTGTTGATGCGCAGTCTTCCGCCTTTCAGCCCGAATTCACCGAGGAGCCCATCTGCTTCAGCCCCGGACGCAGAGCCCCTCCGACGGCGGTGGACGAGCTAAGCTAGCGCCTGTTAGCTGCGGTTGTCCGCCGGCAGCAGCACGACTCGCATAGTTCGCTCGTTTGCTTTCGTTATTAAAAAGGACAGTTTAATAAAAACGCCATCGATAGTTCACCGAATCCGACGGTGGCCATTTTTTTCATACCGCCGCTCCAAGCGAGCAATGGCCAACAAACACATCCGGTTCggtttattttccaaaataaaagctttagcTAGAGTTCAACTAACGTGAGCAACGTAGCAACACTACTCTTACAAATAATATTCCTGCATTTAAAATCTAAAAGTACTTGTATCATGGTTGTTGATTCTGGGATATGCACATCAATTATATACTGCTGTCATAAACTCCTTGgaccattttaaaacaaaatgaatatgttATTTGCGCTCAAAATAAACTATTGAATACTactatttttaatatttaataaccATGTAGATACTTTTAATCCTAACTTACATTTTTAGTAGTGTATTATATTGATGAAAAGCGGTGTGTCTGTGATTAATATTAATCAATAAAACCATTATTTTTCgcaaatgaatatttatatgTCTTTATATACTGCTTTCTTACTACTTGTGTATTGAATgtgacatattttctttttccgaATACATTTGTATCTATTAATTGCTTCATTAcgtgtttttgtattgttttgtttactttctaaggatttattttgaaggtatCCTCGTTAAACGGAAGTTAACGATGGTATTCTACATTTGACCCCCTTTTTATACTAGATGTTATAATTTCTATACTATTGAGACTTGTAAAAGTAATGTGCTACAAATGAGAAGTATCCCTCTGTAATGAAGTCAAGAACAAGTAtgaatcaaaatgaaatcaaaattTCATTCTCTTAAAGTACGAGACCTCAAAACTATACTTCAGACACAATTATCTAATGTCAGAACTAAGTATATTTCGAATTAGTATTCTgttctgggggaaaaaaataacttgatGATTAGAATGATATAATATCATATGCTCATGGCGACAATAAATTGGTCCCATTaattagaagaagaaagaaaagtatcCTTTAATGATCCCCATAGTGAAATTATTCAATTATCTATTAAAATAATTCTAACATAATACATATTGAAGTGAATCAAAAAATTGATTTGTTGAATGAGGATTTATTTAAACAACTGCCGAAGATGAAGCAAAGCTGGCGATTTCTTCCTTCATTTCCTGAagatgaaatttaaaaaaagatgtaacTCTGCTTCTACTCTCtaatagaaatagaagaaggTAGAACAGACATTGAAACATTTCTGTGGTGACTTGATGGAGTCAACATGCTATCAACATGCTATCAGTCCGATAGCAACATGCTTTAATGCCACCCAGTTACAGAAGATGAAGCTCACTCATCCGTTGATAGCAGTGTGTGGATTACGCATCGAGACTTTAAATATCATTCTAAACGCTACGCGGATCCTGTAAACGCTGATAAAAATGGCGGCACTCTGACCATGCTGCTACGCCACGAAAGCGCTCGGTGAAATTGGAGGCGGGGCGTGTTCCGTACCTGAAGGAGCTCCTCCTTGTTGCGGTTGCTTCGGTGTCGGTAGATGCACTGAGCCAGCAGAGCGTGAAGCTTCTCCAGAGGCTCCACCTCGGAGCCCTCCGTCCTATCCACGGCCCGCTGGAGGACGTCCTGAAATACGCCAAAAACTCAAAACACGGAGGCGGCCCCACAGCTGGAAACCCCAGAGCCAATCAGCGCTCACCGGGTCGCCGGTTCCACTCACCCTCAGATCGCCGTGatccaccagcagcaggggggCGCCCTGGTCCAGCCTCTTGGTGGACGGCTGTTTCCTCTTCACGGCGGCCATGTTGGCGGCGGTCTGTGTCTCTGcttgaggaggaagacgagcataggaggaagaggcagatgaATCACGGTGGGAAGGCGCGTCACCTGTAAGATGGCCTCAGTGGCCCCTTTGATGTTTACATAAAAACCTGCCACTTCACAATGAGCCACCTGACCTGAAGTCTCACAGGCGTCAATCAAAGCGAACGCTTCGGTAAAAGATCTCAAATGAAATGATTTCTTTGTTGTGTGACCTTTCTCCACTTGTTCTACATGATATCATGCAGCACCTCTCCTGAAGTTATTCATCCATCCAAGTCGCCCCTCAAAGACTTACGTggagctccgcccccttttCTGATGGCCTCCTCGGGTTcggtgcagcagcaggaggctgaAATGAATAATAAGTGTCGTCTGGTGGCTCGAGGGCAGAAGAATGTTCTGTGTTCCTACATTTCAAATATGTGCTGCAGGTGTTTGATGAACTTACCTCTCTGCGTCCGAGAGGCTCGGATCTCCTCGCAGGCTCTCTGGAAGCCTTCGTTCAGCTCGGCTCTGATGATGGAGCGCAGCGCGTCCCGCAGGGCGCAGGCCCGGTGCCGGATGTGGcggtctgacacacacacacacacacacacacacacacatcgttgtGTAAAAAAACGTAGTGTGCATCATGCCTTCTGGTGGGGGCtccgagggggcggggcctcaccCATGGGGTCGCGGTCCGGGTTGTACTCCAGGGCGTTCCTCCAGATGAGGTCGGCGTCGGACACAAACTCGTCCACGGTGACGTACTTCTGCTCATCGATGTTGGTGAGCAGCGTGGAGAGGTCCATCGGCTTCCTCACCACCAGCGTGTAGTCCGGCACCTGCGGAGAGACGcgaaagaggagcaggaggggcgtgaggaggaggaggagaagcgttAGGAAGAGGAGGCCTGAAGTCCATCCACCTCCTCCGTGTCAACCGGCTTGGTGAAGGCCTTGAAGCGTCGGTCCTGAGCCAGACTCTCCGTCACATAGCGCAGGAAGAGGCGGAGGTCCCGCAGcacgtcctcctcctgctcctccaggcgGACCCGCTCCCGCTCCGGCAGCTGGCGGGGGGGAGGCGTGGGAGCCAGGGGTAGCACCTCCACGGCCTCGGCCACTGcgggaggaggacaggaggagatgTCACTTATTCACACTTCCTAACCCTTTGGTCACGCCGCGGTTGAAGTGTCCCGCACCGTCTGGTTTGGAGGGCGGAGCCTCGGCCGCCTGGTTCAGGAGGAGGTCCTGGAAGAAGTCGCTCCTCTCCTGCCGGGTGGGAACGCTGACGGTGTGAACCTCCCCGTAATCCTCCCGAAACAGAGCCTGAATCTGAGGAGGAACAAAAGTCAGAACTCATGGAGCTTCAAAGAGAAACATGTGCATCCTTTCTTGTTCCAcctctgggtccagctgtttgtAGTCATCACTGCAGgtggcgaggaggaggatgggtgAGAGGGAGGGGACGGCGGCCAGCAGGCTGAGGAAGGACGCCCTCAGCGAGGACCCTGCGGCCTCCCACCACTGCTGCATGTGGGGCAGGTAGAGGATGCTGGGAGACGTCCGCCGGGCCTCACAGAACACCTGGGGGAGACGAGGAGACAAAGGGGACCAGCAGTTCGTCTCACGGCTCAGAGAGGTGGACTCCAGGTGACGCCAGGTGTCCCTAAAGGAGGGCGGGGCTTCAGCCTCGACATTTGTTTCCTCGTCTTTGTGTGACACAGAAATAGATGTCTGCTCACACCTTCGGGCCGAGGCCTCACCTGGGCGCAGGCTTCCTCGGGGCTCGTCCCGCTGACCCCAAACAGCACCGCCGAGTCCAGGTTGTGGACGGGGAAGCGCTCCAGGGCGTGCAGCAGGGCCGGAGCCAGGTGGGAGGTCTGACCCGAAGAGGGGCGACCGCCCAGGAGCATCCTGGGACGGTAGGACATCGGGTGTTTGGCTGCActgctgcaggagggagggagaagggggaggtAGGGGGAGTAAGATGAAATGTGACGGAACAGCGTTTTATCAAATTAAACAGCAGCGATTTTATtgtttgaaaacatttgaataaaatatatgtatattatatgtatttatagcTTGTTGACAGTTAAGTAAACTAAAGGCTGATGTGGACTCACAGGAAGAGGCGGCTTTTGGAGGCGGAGGGTTTGGAGAAGCTGGATGTGAAGAAGCCTTCGtctccccccgtcagcccgtCGTCAAGGAAACCCGGGGCCCCGTCTGAGGGCCGAGAGAAGCCCCGCCGCTCAGTAGAAGACACGACGTTTAAAGAGAGGCGCCTGCGGCGTGCGGCTGGACTCacccgcctccctcctcctcttcacgccCTGCTCGGCGTGGGGGAACAGCCTGCGCAGCTCCTCCAGGGCGCGCCGCAGGGCCccgcccagcagggggcgcacCACGGCCGACAGCGGCGAGGCCGGCGAGGCGCCAGAGCGGCGGGAGGCCGGCAGCGTcttcgccatggcaaccaggaAGTCGCGTCCCCCGACGGCGATGGAGGAGACGTCCAGCAGGAGCTTGTGGGGCGTCCCGTAGATCTGCGGGTAGCGGCGGCGCACAGCGCACAGCGCCGCCTCCGTGCACACGCCCCTGATGTCGGCGCCGCAGTAGCCtgggagacaggaagtcagttggACACGCGGAGACACGTGTTCTACGTGTTCTTCTTTGTGTGCGTCGCGCGCTGGTGAATAAAATCCTTCCCACCGACACATCTCTCGGCCAGTTGTTCCAGGAAGTCGTCCGACGGGCCGGGCCTCCACTGCCTCGTGTGGATCTTCAGGATCTCTTTTCGGGACTGAAAGAAAACCAACAGCTGGGTCACATGAGCACCAacaccacacaaacaacacaaatactGGTATCAGATCCCTCAAAGCCCCATGCACCAGAACCAGAGAGGATTAATGACAGAATGGGTTTAAGGGCTAGTCagatgacaggaagtgacagaacATCGGTCTACAGACGTCATTCAGCCTGAATGACGTCCCACGGGGACTTGGGAGGGTTCTGAGTGTGTGAAACACCTCCCGGTCCGGCAGGCCGAACAGGAACTCCCTGTCGAAGCGGCCGGGCCGTCGCAGCGCCGGGTCGATGGCGTCCAGGCGGTTGGTCGCTCCGATCAGGACGACCTCGCCCCGATTGTCCAACCCGTCCATAAGAGCCAGAAGCGTGGACACGATGGAGCTGAGGGACCAGAGAAAAATGGACAATGGTTTGCTGGTTGTGTCACTTCACAGAAATACTGCTGAGTGAAGGAAAAACTCTACGATGAGAAAAGAATTACACGAAGACAAGCGTTGTGCCCCGACCTGTGAATCTGGTCCTGTCTGCTGGACCGGACCGGAGCCAGCCCGTCCATCTCGTCAAAGAAGATGATGGAGGGACGCAACTGATAGGCCTGAGGACGCAGAGTAGAacacgtgggggggggtcctcggCGTCTAGAGGCAGGCGTCCATCTCGCGTGGCGTTACCTGCtcaaacagcagctgcagctggcgCTCCGACTCGCCCACCCACTTGCAGAGGCAGTCGGCGCCCTTCCTCATGAAGAAGGACACCttcctgttgccatggcgacactCGTTGGCCAGCGCCCGGGCCACCAGCGTCTTTCCCGTCCCGGGGGGTCCGTAAAACAGGCAACctctggaggggaggggggaattaAAAATAGAAGGACGGGAACAAATAGTCTGAAAGCCtctcgtgcgtgtgtgtgtgtgagagggtgtgtgtgtgtgtgtgtgtgtatgcgtgtgtgtgtgtgagagggtgtgtgtgtgtgtgtgtgtgcaggtgtgtgtgtcacctgggAGGCTGGATCTTGAAGTTGTCAAAGACTTCTGGGTAAAGTAGTGGAAACACAACCATCTCTTTCAGGGCCAAGATGTGACTCGCTAGACCCCCGATGCTGTCAAAGCCCAtctgaggaggggaggagagaggagaggagggaggagaggagggaggagaggtgggaggagagggaaggagagaggagaggagcgaggggaggggaggaggggagagacgagCAGACTCTCTTCTCAAACACAAAGGAACAGTGAGAAGAAACCAACCGATTGGTCGAGGTCGGCTCCGTTGgtctcgtctcgtctcgtctccAGAAGGTCGTCGCTGAGGAGGCCGAGCGGCCGGCAGCTGGATGAAGATCGATCAAACTTTGAACGTTGTCCTTGTGCTCGTAAGTCTCAAAGGAATCAATAAAAACCACCAGAACAGACATAGAAATCTGTCGCATGCAAACAATATTCAGCAaagcttttttgttttaggAAACAAGCAGCAAATAGTTCTGATAACTTCTTGAATTCTTACGATGTGTAATAACATACAGTGgttattacactttttgttCAATCAAGATTCTAATTAGCTTTAGAGGTGCTTtggatttgtttcattttggacAGTACCAGGtcagctaagctaagctaagctaagctaacaagctCTAGCTTCATATTTTGTGTACAGACAAGAGAGCGTATGGACTTTTCTCCTCGATCACGTTGACTCAGAATAATAGATCTCAGAAGATGGATCAGAAGAAGGTAGATCATCATCTACCTACTGACCTTCCAGAGACCTTCCCCACGTTTTGCTCTTCATCCTCAGAGTCTTCCTCAGAGTCTTCCTCAGAGTCTCCCTCCGTGTCGTTGTCTTTGTCATCGTCGTTGTCTTCCTCAGACGTCTCGCTGTCTGTGAGTCTGGAGGAGccaggagaggaaacaaggagacAAGGTTTCCTCGGTGGCCTTAAATGTGAACTCAATGGTTTGGAGACCTGATCCATCAAATAAAGCAACAATCAAAGAGGCCCAACGTGACTGAAACACGGTGAATAAACGGATGAACCTGCCTTTCTCGGAGTACGGACACAAACTGACCTGAAGGCTGACCCGCGGGCCGGGCTGGGTCCGGCGCCGCCGACCTTGAACGTTGCTCTCGGGACCTCTGAATGACGACACGTGTGACTCATGAAGATGGAGCGAGGGGATCAACCTGAAAACAAACTGGGTGATTGTAAGCGTGTAACTGATCTGAGATCAGCTGTACCGCAGCTGTTGTCCTCTGCagccacttcctgcttcctgtcctcGTCCACCAGTCCACCTGGGGacaacagatgaggaggaggagacgttcttcctcctcctccctcgctgGTCTGCAATGAACGTCGGTACGAACCGCTCTCAAAGCTGCTGATGTCCACCCGAGGAGGCTCCTCGgttctcctggtcctcctcttcttcgctTCAGAGTAGATCTTCAGCAGGTggaatcacacacaaacacactgtgagGAAATGGAACAAACACCAGACAATCCACGCACACCGCATTCAGTTTAAAGAAATGTCTGTTAATAGTTGGTTATTATTTGGGATTTTTAACCTCAGctccaataataataataaactcacTTCTCAAAACACTGGCTTTTATGTGATGTCgctgtttgatttatttttaacgaCATTATTTGATTTGATGCAGTCTGAAAACTCTCCACTAGATGTCACTAAAGCTCACAAACTCCTTTTTTATAAGTTCTGAACTTTAAATCTGGACCCGGATGAGAGACGGTTGGTCCCAGTCCCCACATTCAGCTTCATTCACCCCCTGGTCGACACCGTGAGTCAGTCGCATCACATCCAATTAGCCGTGTGGGCGGTGCaacgacacacaacaacacacaacaacacacaacaacacacaacaacaccaaACCCCAGAAAGCAGCTCAACGTGATCCATATTGAAAGGTTCAAGTGGAATCAGACACAAACAGACCGCAGCTCCTCTCGTAAATACAACAATCTGACAGGTCGGATACGGATGGAGATCTTCACCCACCGAGTCGTCGCTGTGAACGAGGCGCTTCTTCAGGACCGACCCGTCCGCGCTGCAGAGAAGAATCAAACAGACATGTTTCCAATCAAAATCTACTATTAGGAGCAATATTCAGAAATAAAATACACTTCATCTGGTGTCAGTAGAGTTTGTGACGTCAACAATTCTCTTCACCTTTTttacagcagcaacaaaaacaaccagaTCCTGTAGATTCCTTTGATCGGAGCAATCAGAATATTGAACTTCCTGCAGCACAGAGACTCCCTTTGATTGACTCACCTGAAGCTGACTGACAGGCTGGAGGTCTGGTACCTGCTGACGGGTTTAACCGCTCGGGAGCTTCTCCTCAGACTgctgctccctcctccccctgggagacacacacacacacacacaggacacactaAGAGACACACATGTCATAGGCATCATATCACGTGACCCTAAAGCCTCATAAAACACTTTTACGTTATTGTGACCAAATGCAACGCTTcagcgtttccatggcaacgtaTTCATTGTTAGTGATTTTTAGGATTCTTACCAGCAGCGTTCTGAACCCTCTGAGACttcctaaaaaacaacacagggtTCAATGTCACA
This genomic interval from Pungitius pungitius chromosome 17, fPunPun2.1, whole genome shotgun sequence contains the following:
- the LOC119218928 gene encoding ATPase family AAA domain-containing protein 2-like: MVTCRTGSRGDPDRSIWPRRKNVKPGTRGRDIREETPGLSHASRGANAEEEEGDRVGSGTRAEDDGRAAAASIRKSQRVQNAAGGGGSSSLRRSSRAVKPVSRYQTSSLSVSFSADGSVLKKRLVHSDDSIYSEAKKRRTRRTEEPPRVDISSFESGSYRRSLQTSEGGGGRTSPPPHLLSPGGLVDEDRKQEVAAEDNSCEVPRATFKVGGAGPSPARGSAFRLTDSETSEEDNDDDKDNDTEGDSEEDSEEDSEDEEQNVGKVSGSCRPLGLLSDDLLETRRDETNGADLDQSMGFDSIGGLASHILALKEMVVFPLLYPEVFDNFKIQPPRGCLFYGPPGTGKTLVARALANECRHGNRKVSFFMRKGADCLCKWVGESERQLQLLFEQAYQLRPSIIFFDEMDGLAPVRSSRQDQIHSSIVSTLLALMDGLDNRGEVVLIGATNRLDAIDPALRRPGRFDREFLFGLPDRESRKEILKIHTRQWRPGPSDDFLEQLAERCVGYCGADIRGVCTEAALCAVRRRYPQIYGTPHKLLLDVSSIAVGGRDFLVAMAKTLPASRRSGASPASPLSAVVRPLLGGALRRALEELRRLFPHAEQGVKRRREADGAPGFLDDGLTGGDEGFFTSSFSKPSASKSRLFLSAAKHPMSYRPRMLLGGRPSSGQTSHLAPALLHALERFPVHNLDSAVLFGVSGTSPEEACAQVFCEARRTSPSILYLPHMQQWWEAAGSSLRASFLSLLAAVPSLSPILLLATCSDDYKQLDPEIQALFREDYGEVHTVSVPTRQERSDFFQDLLLNQAAEAPPSKPDVAEAVEVLPLAPTPPPRQLPERERVRLEEQEEDVLRDLRLFLRYVTESLAQDRRFKAFTKPVDTEEVPDYTLVVRKPMDLSTLLTNIDEQKYVTVDEFVSDADLIWRNALEYNPDRDPMDRHIRHRACALRDALRSIIRAELNEGFQRACEEIRASRTQRASCCCTEPEEAIRKGGGAPPETQTAANMAAVKRKQPSTKRLDQGAPLLLVDHGDLRDVLQRAVDRTEGSEVEPLEKLHALLAQCIYRHRSNRNKEELLQVRNTPRLQFHRALSWRSSMVRVPPFLSAFTGSA